The following are from one region of the Methanospirillum hungatei genome:
- the ppk1 gene encoding polyphosphate kinase 1 — MDQSEESLHSDTACSLLSDPSLYINRELSWIRFNSHVLDEAKDPSHPLLERIKFLAIFSNNLDEFFMVRVSGLHHQLAEGVIKLPPDGLTTMEQLERINKDLIPLLDEQTRVWIEEIVPELAKSGIIIHKRESLDEKQRKRLRKYFYRDIFPVLTPLAFDKSHPFPFISNLALNLAVILKRPGSSDELFARIKIPNKLFPRLIEIPVDPENNHLRENQEFIFLEDLIADNLDLLFPGMEIVAAYPFRVTRDADIEIEEDEADDLLSAVEQSISKRWIGTPVRIEIDNNMIPAIVDMMGAKLAKYPHMFYQVKGPMGMADLFCLLNLDRPDLKDYPFLPSVPEWLERDPDIFHAIKQRDIILFHPYESFQPVIEFLQKAAHDPDVLAIKMTLYRTGTNSPIVQALLDAREHGKAVSVLVELKARFDEENNIGWARALERAGAHVVFGIMGLKVHAKLCLVVRKEKTGIVRYVHMSSGNYNAATAKIYTDIGIFTANEEISSDVSHLFNVLTGYSQYNSYNHLLVAPGGIKKGIISLIDQEIARQKTHGDGKLIFKLNALQDSGVIRALYRASQEGVTIHLQVRGICCLRPSLKGISENITVTTIVGRFLEHTRIYYFHNGGDPVILMGSSDLMPRNLKRRIEILFPILDTGIRDEIIHTILPNHLHDTIKTRILLPDGSYSRVCRDQNEPVQAQEWLIENRGLWNKNHQNTEATNQKDILIPRVNNV; from the coding sequence ATGGATCAGTCCGAAGAATCTCTTCATTCAGACACGGCATGTTCACTCTTATCTGATCCTTCTCTCTATATTAACCGGGAGTTATCATGGATTCGGTTCAATAGTCACGTCCTGGATGAGGCAAAGGATCCTTCTCACCCACTTCTTGAACGAATTAAATTTCTTGCAATTTTCTCTAATAATCTTGATGAGTTCTTTATGGTGAGAGTTTCAGGGCTCCATCATCAGCTGGCAGAAGGTGTCATAAAGCTCCCACCCGATGGGCTGACAACGATGGAACAACTGGAACGGATAAACAAAGATCTCATCCCATTACTTGATGAACAAACCCGGGTATGGATTGAAGAGATTGTTCCTGAACTTGCAAAATCAGGAATTATTATACATAAACGGGAGTCTCTGGATGAAAAACAACGAAAACGACTTCGGAAATATTTTTACCGGGATATTTTTCCAGTTCTGACCCCCCTTGCATTTGATAAATCCCACCCCTTTCCCTTTATCTCAAACCTTGCCTTAAATCTCGCAGTTATCCTAAAAAGACCCGGAAGTTCGGATGAACTATTTGCTCGGATAAAAATACCTAATAAACTATTTCCACGGCTTATCGAGATCCCTGTTGATCCAGAGAATAATCACCTTAGGGAAAACCAGGAGTTTATATTTCTTGAAGATCTGATTGCTGATAACCTGGATCTTCTCTTTCCTGGAATGGAAATTGTCGCAGCATACCCTTTCCGGGTTACAAGGGATGCCGACATTGAAATCGAAGAGGATGAAGCTGATGATCTCTTAAGCGCTGTGGAGCAGTCTATTAGTAAACGTTGGATCGGAACTCCGGTAAGGATTGAAATTGATAACAACATGATCCCGGCCATCGTTGATATGATGGGTGCAAAACTTGCAAAATACCCCCATATGTTTTACCAGGTGAAAGGTCCGATGGGGATGGCTGATCTCTTTTGCCTATTAAACCTCGATCGACCTGATTTGAAGGATTATCCATTCCTTCCATCAGTCCCGGAATGGTTAGAACGGGATCCGGATATCTTTCATGCCATAAAACAACGTGACATCATTCTTTTTCACCCGTATGAGAGTTTTCAGCCGGTTATTGAATTTTTACAAAAAGCGGCACATGATCCAGATGTCCTGGCAATAAAAATGACTCTGTACCGGACAGGGACAAACTCTCCAATTGTTCAGGCTCTTCTTGATGCACGGGAACATGGAAAAGCTGTCTCTGTTCTGGTTGAACTCAAAGCACGATTTGATGAAGAGAATAATATCGGATGGGCCCGGGCACTTGAGCGGGCAGGAGCACATGTCGTATTTGGAATTATGGGTCTTAAAGTCCATGCAAAACTTTGCCTTGTTGTCAGAAAAGAAAAAACAGGTATTGTCCGGTATGTTCACATGAGCTCTGGGAATTATAACGCAGCAACAGCAAAAATATATACAGATATAGGCATTTTTACTGCAAATGAAGAGATTTCATCAGATGTATCTCACCTGTTTAATGTATTGACCGGATATTCACAGTATAATTCATATAACCATCTGCTTGTTGCTCCTGGTGGAATTAAAAAAGGGATTATTTCCTTAATTGATCAGGAAATTGCAAGGCAGAAAACGCATGGTGACGGGAAACTTATCTTTAAACTCAATGCATTACAAGACTCTGGTGTTATTCGTGCTTTGTATCGTGCATCACAGGAAGGAGTAACCATCCATCTGCAAGTCCGGGGAATCTGTTGTCTTCGGCCAAGTCTTAAAGGAATATCAGAGAATATTACCGTTACAACAATTGTTGGAAGATTTCTTGAGCACACCAGGATCTATTATTTCCATAATGGTGGTGACCCTGTTATCCTTATGGGAAGTTCTGATCTCATGCCACGAAATTTAAAACGACGTATAGAGATACTCTTTCCAATTCTGGATACCGGTATTCGGGATGAGATTATTCATACTATACTGCCAAACCATTTACATGATACAATAAAGACTAGAATATTACTCCCCGATGGATCATATTCACGGGTTTGCCGGGATCAGAACGAACCAGTTCAAGCACAGGAATGGTTGATAGAAAACAGGGGACTATGGAATAAAAACCATCAAAATACTGAGGCTACGAACCAAAAAGACATCCTAATCCCACGGGTGAATAACGTATGA
- a CDS encoding DUF169 domain-containing protein has product MDLPFKSDFISRWETYFPGEPLPITFELSSDLRGIQKARTADTWRCFVCDLTKVRNGTSLAFHEDSISCSGGKRYCGYQSVPFSDFPYFLSYGIEGKLEGERYKKDPALVDEWQKNIHIIPASGKYLIFKRWDLLDNDDNPSVVIFFARPEVLSGLFTLANYDRADLYGVVMPMGAGCSSIVHYPWHEEQSDDPKAILGMMDPSARPCVPLDVMTFAVPMKKFVRMVTYMDESFLITPAWEKVKKKIVQSQKQSAHSS; this is encoded by the coding sequence ATGGACCTTCCTTTTAAAAGTGATTTTATCAGCCGATGGGAGACTTATTTTCCTGGAGAGCCTCTCCCCATTACGTTTGAACTCTCTTCAGATCTTCGTGGTATCCAAAAAGCTAGGACCGCCGATACATGGAGATGTTTTGTGTGTGATCTGACAAAAGTCAGGAATGGTACATCTCTTGCATTTCATGAGGATTCCATATCCTGTAGTGGAGGTAAAAGATATTGCGGATATCAGTCAGTTCCATTTAGTGATTTTCCATATTTTCTTTCATATGGCATAGAAGGAAAACTTGAAGGAGAACGATATAAAAAAGATCCTGCTTTAGTTGATGAATGGCAGAAGAATATCCATATTATTCCCGCTTCGGGGAAGTATTTGATCTTTAAAAGATGGGATCTGCTTGATAATGATGATAATCCATCAGTAGTGATATTTTTTGCACGACCTGAAGTATTATCCGGCCTTTTCACCCTGGCAAATTATGATCGTGCAGATTTGTATGGTGTTGTTATGCCAATGGGAGCGGGATGCTCTTCTATAGTCCATTATCCCTGGCATGAAGAACAGTCTGACGATCCAAAGGCAATTCTAGGAATGATGGATCCATCGGCACGACCCTGTGTTCCTCTTGATGTTATGACCTTTGCAGTTCCGATGAAAAAATTTGTCCGAATGGTTACGTATATGGATGAAAGTTTTCTTATTACTCCTGCATGGGAAAAAGTAAAAAAGAAAATTGTGCAAAGCCAGAAGCAGAGTGCACATTCATCATGA
- a CDS encoding methyl-accepting chemotaxis protein: MTGNIRTQDIASLKTILDGTSASIQIVGPDGVFIDCNAATYALFRAQNYEDIIGKPPSILSPEKQSDGTYSDVGAKKYIDKAFSGESVTFEWEHKRLDGTIIPCQVTLQLITYEGQTCLMATMIDITDLVAIRRKSELIIEKSPIPIIDVRPDLSILAGNLAFGNLTDMSAEELSVMKLSDFNVQNRVGRSLTEGIETKSPVSGDLDAVVPSGTKHLQYLYYPIFDHNGTLSSIIAYYIDKTAERRAVRDIIALTEKCQAGNLDARLDVSQYSGELFDLTKGINGTLDSVIGPLNVAAEYMDRIAKGDIPPKITDQYNGDFNEIKNNLNTCIDSLQQLISDTNTMYRAQKEGDIEAKIDTNRYQGVYLDIITGYNDVVNLHISSILKILTILSSYAEGNFSPTLEKLPGKQVLANEKMDLLQGNIQSLIRDCDTLIHAATHGELQVRADEANHQGDYRKIIEGMNGIMDAVVTPLHDAGSVLERMAVNDHTVGMDESKYLGEFVTLASNINAVRERVNHIADSIIEISIGDLSELDTYKSIGRRSDQDRIVPNLIKAFENLQALTTDTKMLVEAASHGTFNVRADADQHQGEYRRIIEGINATVETIADKVAWYESILDAVQFPIHVTDMNMKWTYMNKAFEAVLLKNKVINDRKSAYGLPCYTADATICRTEKCGIEQLRKTGATESYFEWQGMNGKQVTKPVMNAKGEQIGYVETVQDLTDQLNQIAYYESILDAVPMGITVTDLNSRWTFVNKAVENMLKKSRKELIGRPCSEWGAAICNTDNCGINRLKKGITKTKFEQDGGFYNVDCAYVFDAQGETVGQVEVVGDVTAITKVGNFLDESVRNISACLEEFSKGKTDFVVSIPNSDQYTEEVKTKIDTLTNNLYLARDAVKNLVLEANALAQAAILGDLKHRADALKISGDFAEVVNGVNATLDSVVTPVQEAIRVADEYAHANFTERFNPSITVAGDWVGFKSALDNIGIQICDAISKINKQVLDLASNAEEATASVEEISAGAQQIAKNAGSVSANAEQGDEGIVQVLKAMEDLTITVGEVSQRAEKVSAFATQANQFSKEGIDLARKSESAMEGIMNSTNEVDQVVKEINKQMDEIGKIVRLITDISNQTNLLALNAAIEAARAGEAGRGFAVVAAEVKSLAQDSRQSAENIADMISGLQDKARKANDAMITAGTAVEDGNRALEATVGAFSKIADSVEDITKNAMDVASASEEQAASVEEITASVNEVSILIQGTSREAGDAAAATEEASASIEQIGRVVANVSGIADSISREMTKFKI; this comes from the coding sequence ATGACTGGAAATATTCGAACACAGGACATTGCGTCTCTGAAAACAATTCTTGATGGTACCTCGGCATCTATTCAAATTGTAGGTCCGGATGGGGTATTTATTGATTGTAATGCAGCAACTTATGCACTGTTTCGTGCACAAAATTATGAAGATATCATTGGGAAACCCCCATCAATACTCTCCCCTGAAAAACAGAGCGATGGAACCTACTCTGATGTAGGAGCGAAAAAATATATTGATAAGGCATTTTCCGGAGAATCGGTCACTTTTGAGTGGGAGCATAAACGCCTTGATGGAACAATAATCCCTTGTCAGGTGACCTTACAACTGATCACGTATGAAGGGCAGACCTGTCTGATGGCAACGATGATTGATATTACTGATTTGGTAGCAATTCGGCGAAAATCAGAACTTATAATAGAAAAATCACCAATCCCAATTATTGATGTCCGTCCGGATCTCTCTATTTTAGCCGGAAATTTGGCATTTGGGAATTTAACAGACATGTCTGCAGAAGAATTATCCGTGATGAAACTTTCAGATTTTAATGTCCAAAACAGAGTTGGGAGATCACTTACTGAGGGAATAGAAACAAAAAGCCCGGTTTCTGGTGATTTGGATGCTGTTGTTCCATCCGGAACAAAACACCTGCAATATCTTTATTACCCGATATTTGATCATAATGGAACATTATCTTCGATAATTGCATATTATATTGATAAAACAGCAGAACGAAGAGCTGTTCGGGATATTATCGCACTGACAGAAAAATGCCAGGCTGGAAATCTTGATGCCAGGTTAGACGTCAGTCAGTATTCAGGAGAATTATTTGATCTCACAAAAGGAATAAATGGAACATTAGATAGTGTTATCGGTCCCTTAAACGTGGCGGCAGAATATATGGATAGAATTGCCAAGGGTGATATTCCTCCAAAAATTACTGACCAGTATAACGGCGATTTTAATGAGATTAAAAATAACCTGAACACCTGTATTGACAGCCTGCAACAACTTATTTCCGATACCAATACGATGTACCGGGCTCAAAAAGAAGGAGATATCGAGGCAAAAATAGATACTAACCGATATCAGGGTGTATATTTAGATATTATAACCGGATACAATGATGTTGTAAACCTTCACATTTCTAGTATTCTGAAGATACTTACCATCCTAAGTTCATATGCGGAAGGCAATTTCTCCCCAACTCTTGAAAAATTACCTGGAAAGCAGGTTCTTGCAAATGAAAAGATGGATCTTCTTCAAGGGAACATTCAGTCTCTCATACGTGATTGTGATACCCTTATTCATGCAGCAACTCATGGAGAACTTCAGGTAAGGGCTGATGAGGCGAACCATCAGGGTGATTATCGAAAGATAATTGAAGGCATGAACGGGATCATGGATGCTGTTGTAACTCCACTTCATGATGCTGGATCAGTCCTTGAGCGAATGGCGGTCAATGATCATACGGTAGGAATGGATGAATCGAAATACTTGGGTGAATTTGTAACCCTGGCTTCAAACATAAACGCCGTTCGTGAAAGGGTAAATCATATTGCAGATTCAATAATCGAAATTAGTATCGGTGATCTCTCTGAGCTTGACACGTACAAAAGCATAGGGAGACGATCTGATCAAGATCGGATTGTTCCAAATCTTATCAAAGCATTTGAAAACCTTCAGGCACTAACGACTGATACAAAAATGCTGGTTGAGGCTGCATCACATGGTACCTTTAATGTCCGGGCAGATGCTGACCAACATCAAGGAGAATACCGAAGAATTATTGAGGGTATTAATGCCACAGTTGAAACAATTGCGGATAAAGTAGCCTGGTATGAATCCATTCTTGATGCTGTGCAGTTCCCGATTCATGTCACTGATATGAATATGAAATGGACTTACATGAATAAGGCCTTTGAAGCGGTTTTGTTGAAAAATAAAGTTATAAATGACCGAAAATCTGCATATGGTCTCCCTTGTTATACAGCTGATGCAACTATCTGCCGGACTGAAAAATGTGGTATTGAACAACTAAGAAAAACCGGAGCTACTGAATCCTATTTTGAATGGCAGGGAATGAATGGAAAACAGGTGACAAAACCGGTAATGAATGCCAAGGGAGAACAGATCGGATATGTCGAGACGGTTCAGGACTTAACTGATCAATTGAATCAGATTGCATATTATGAATCTATTCTGGATGCAGTACCGATGGGTATCACGGTTACTGATTTGAACTCACGATGGACCTTTGTCAATAAAGCCGTCGAAAACATGCTCAAGAAATCCAGGAAAGAACTGATAGGACGCCCCTGTAGCGAGTGGGGTGCTGCCATTTGTAATACGGATAATTGTGGTATTAACCGGTTGAAAAAAGGTATTACAAAAACGAAATTTGAGCAGGATGGAGGCTTTTACAATGTTGACTGTGCCTATGTATTTGATGCCCAGGGTGAAACGGTCGGTCAGGTTGAAGTTGTTGGTGACGTTACTGCAATCACAAAGGTCGGCAATTTCCTGGATGAATCAGTACGTAACATTTCTGCATGTCTTGAAGAATTTTCCAAGGGGAAAACTGATTTTGTTGTCTCCATTCCTAACTCAGATCAATACACGGAAGAAGTAAAAACGAAAATAGACACTCTTACCAATAATCTGTACCTGGCCCGCGATGCTGTGAAAAACCTTGTTCTTGAAGCAAACGCTCTGGCCCAGGCAGCAATACTTGGAGATCTGAAACACCGTGCTGATGCTCTAAAAATCTCCGGAGATTTTGCTGAAGTGGTGAATGGGGTTAACGCAACCCTCGATTCGGTTGTCACACCGGTACAGGAAGCTATCCGGGTAGCAGATGAATATGCACATGCAAATTTCACAGAAAGGTTTAATCCCTCAATTACTGTTGCAGGAGACTGGGTAGGATTCAAATCAGCATTGGATAATATCGGAATTCAGATCTGCGATGCTATCTCAAAGATTAACAAACAAGTACTTGATCTGGCTTCGAATGCTGAAGAAGCGACGGCAAGTGTTGAAGAGATTTCTGCTGGTGCCCAACAGATAGCAAAGAATGCAGGGAGTGTCAGTGCAAATGCTGAACAAGGGGATGAAGGTATTGTCCAGGTTCTCAAGGCGATGGAGGATCTTACCATAACGGTTGGAGAAGTGTCCCAGCGGGCTGAAAAGGTTTCAGCATTTGCCACACAGGCAAACCAGTTCTCAAAAGAGGGTATTGATCTTGCGAGAAAGTCTGAATCAGCCATGGAAGGAATCATGAATTCCACGAATGAGGTTGATCAGGTCGTAAAAGAGATCAATAAACAGATGGATGAAATCGGAAAAATTGTCCGTCTTATCACAGATATTTCCAATCAAACTAACCTTCTGGCACTCAATGCTGCCATTGAAGCAGCACGGGCTGGAGAGGCAGGAAGAGGGTTTGCAGTTGTTGCAGCAGAAGTTAAATCTCTTGCCCAGGATTCAAGACAATCTGCTGAAAATATTGCTGATATGATCTCAGGTCTGCAGGATAAAGCACGAAAAGCAAATGATGCGATGATTACTGCAGGAACTGCTGTAGAAGATGGAAACCGGGCACTTGAAGCTACTGTTGGAGCATTTAGTAAAATTGCAGATTCGGTTGAAGACATCACTAAGAATGCTATGGATGTTGCATCAGCTTCTGAAGAACAAGCTGCTTCAGTCGAAGAAATTACGGCTAGTGTGAATGAGGTTTCAATTCTCATTCAGGGAACATCCCGGGAAGCTGGAGATGCAGCTGCAGCAACCGAAGAGGCATCAGCTTCTATTGAACAGATTGGCCGGGTTGTTGCTAATGTGAGTGGGATAGCTGATAGTATTTCGAGGGAGATGACTAAGTTTAAAATTTAA